Proteins from one Pontibacter korlensis genomic window:
- a CDS encoding DUF5777 family beta-barrel protein, translated as MFKKYFLIGIGYLILNAAQAQDDLLEVVVNSDSATTNLVTGTFKATRLANGHSVETNGEGELLFLISHRFGTLNSGAYEFFGLDQAIIRLGLEYGLTDRLTVGIGRSSLEKTFDGFLKYKLLQQQEGAGRVMPLTLTIFTSTAVRSLRWPEGEHNFDFEHRLTYTYQALLARKFSDRLSLQLSPTLVHRNLVLTRTEENNVYALGVGGRIKLTSRTSINAEYYYLLSDQTREDFRNALSLGFDIETGGHVFQLILTNAQGMVEKFFVPQNTGYWSNGDIYFGFNISRVFDLKEEKQW; from the coding sequence ATGTTTAAAAAGTACTTTCTGATAGGCATAGGCTACTTGATTCTGAATGCGGCACAGGCACAGGATGACTTGCTGGAGGTGGTAGTAAACAGTGACAGCGCTACCACTAACTTGGTAACGGGCACCTTTAAGGCCACACGCCTTGCCAATGGGCATTCCGTAGAAACCAATGGCGAGGGCGAACTGCTTTTTCTTATTTCCCACCGATTTGGCACCCTCAACAGCGGCGCCTACGAATTCTTTGGGCTCGACCAGGCCATTATCCGACTGGGGCTGGAGTATGGCCTTACCGATAGGTTGACCGTAGGCATCGGGCGGAGTTCACTGGAGAAGACCTTCGACGGTTTTCTGAAGTACAAGCTCCTGCAGCAGCAGGAAGGCGCAGGCCGTGTGATGCCCCTAACACTCACAATATTTACCAGCACCGCCGTGCGCTCGCTTAGGTGGCCGGAGGGTGAGCATAACTTTGATTTCGAGCACCGGCTCACCTATACATACCAGGCGCTGCTAGCACGGAAATTTTCAGATCGGCTCTCACTCCAACTCTCCCCTACGCTGGTGCACCGCAACCTGGTGCTCACCCGCACTGAGGAGAACAATGTGTATGCCTTGGGAGTCGGCGGCCGTATCAAGCTCACCAGCAGGACTTCCATTAACGCAGAATATTACTACCTGCTTTCCGACCAGACACGTGAGGATTTCCGAAATGCCCTCTCCTTAGGTTTCGACATTGAGACTGGTGGACACGTGTTCCAGCTCATCCTTACCAACGCACAGGGCATGGTTGAGAAATTCTTCGTGCCACAGAACACGGGCTACTGGTCTAACGGAGACATTTACTTTGGCTTTAACATCTCCCGTGTGTTTGATTTGAAGGAGGAAAAGCAGTGGTAA